In Nitratiruptor sp. YY09-18, a single window of DNA contains:
- the chrA gene encoding chromate efflux transporter, with amino-acid sequence MSDKTVNQKETPTLWQLCWTYFLLGLTAYSMALLQQLKDLIARKGWLSQEEIDEGLAMVQLYPGPIFVNLATYSAYRIKGFFGAVLATFLFILPSYLLMLLLSWLYFRYGHIGWIHPILIAIEAMVVGIVLQVTIDFSSRYINGGKTALIAGIALILMLYGMNAFWIIIVAAVLGLFSLKTSQKNNGNIKEYEVVFPGKWQWRMVAIFLAGSIFVLLFVAGYIWHTESGELLFSMFKVGAVAFGNGMTIMPLLQQEAVVSHHWLTLKEFADAIAFGQITPGPFLITATFIGYKVSGVLGSALATVGMFYPSFFYTLVMSEVYGKIKNLALIRNALKGILAAFTGMLVFVLLSLGKVALINPATYIWAVGAFLAVRYWRINILWIFLIGVVAKLILYFK; translated from the coding sequence ATGAGTGATAAAACAGTAAACCAAAAAGAGACTCCGACCCTTTGGCAGCTTTGTTGGACATATTTTCTTTTAGGTTTGACTGCATACAGTATGGCGTTGCTGCAGCAGTTAAAAGACCTTATCGCAAGAAAAGGATGGCTAAGTCAAGAAGAGATAGATGAGGGGCTGGCTATGGTGCAGCTCTATCCTGGACCCATTTTTGTCAATCTGGCTACCTATTCAGCCTATCGAATTAAAGGATTTTTTGGCGCTGTTTTGGCTACTTTTCTTTTTATTTTGCCATCTTATCTATTGATGCTGCTCTTATCGTGGCTCTATTTTCGATATGGTCATATCGGATGGATTCATCCCATCTTAATTGCCATAGAGGCGATGGTAGTAGGGATTGTTTTACAAGTAACGATCGATTTTTCCAGCCGATATATTAATGGAGGCAAAACTGCACTGATAGCCGGTATTGCGCTTATATTGATGCTGTATGGTATGAATGCCTTTTGGATTATCATAGTTGCCGCAGTGCTTGGACTTTTTTCTTTAAAAACTTCTCAAAAGAATAATGGAAACATAAAAGAGTATGAAGTAGTGTTTCCTGGCAAATGGCAGTGGCGTATGGTAGCTATTTTTCTTGCAGGTTCCATTTTTGTACTGCTTTTTGTAGCAGGATATATATGGCATACCGAGTCTGGGGAGCTGCTTTTTTCTATGTTCAAAGTGGGAGCAGTAGCTTTTGGCAACGGAATGACCATAATGCCGCTGCTGCAGCAAGAAGCGGTAGTTTCGCATCACTGGCTGACATTGAAAGAGTTTGCAGATGCAATAGCTTTTGGTCAGATTACACCAGGACCCTTCCTCATTACCGCTACTTTTATCGGTTATAAAGTCAGTGGAGTTTTGGGAAGTGCTTTGGCTACCGTTGGAATGTTTTATCCCTCCTTTTTTTATACTCTTGTTATGAGTGAAGTGTATGGGAAGATCAAAAACTTGGCTCTGATTCGCAATGCTTTAAAAGGGATATTGGCTGCGTTTACAGGCATGCTTGTTTTTGTTCTGTTAAGCCTGGGCAAAGTTGCTCTCATAAATCCTGCAACCTATATATGGGCGGTTGGAGCTTTTTTGGCAGTACGATACTGGCGGATAAATATACTATGGATCTTTTTAATCGGTGTTGTGGCTAAGCTTATACTGTATTTTAAGTGA
- a CDS encoding permease has protein sequence MKGKWFLLIVTASYMLLFLFFPQKASLALQESFYLLMKITPILAVVVLINALINFFIDPKTLAKHLSREGGIKAWIIALFAGILSHGPMYAWYPLIEDLKKKGLRDSLIALFFYARAVKLPLLPLMVHYFGLTFTIVLNIYIIIGALLQGMIVERIENE, from the coding sequence ATGAAGGGAAAATGGTTTTTGCTCATCGTCACTGCAAGCTATATGTTGCTTTTTCTCTTTTTCCCTCAAAAAGCTTCTTTGGCTTTGCAGGAGTCTTTTTATCTTTTGATGAAAATCACTCCTATTTTAGCCGTTGTCGTTTTAATCAATGCCCTTATCAACTTTTTTATCGACCCGAAAACATTGGCAAAACATCTAAGCCGTGAGGGCGGGATAAAAGCATGGATCATAGCACTGTTTGCCGGAATTTTAAGCCACGGTCCTATGTATGCATGGTATCCGCTGATAGAAGATTTAAAGAAAAAGGGGCTAAGGGATTCTTTAATAGCCCTCTTTTTTTATGCAAGAGCTGTGAAACTGCCGCTGCTTCCATTGATGGTGCACTATTTTGGATTAACATTTACAATAGTGTTGAATATATACATAATCATAGGAGCCCTATTGCAAGGGATGATTGTCGAAAGAATAGAAAATGAGTGA
- a CDS encoding permease — MKRALSQSLKSFFKILPMLIGIIGVVGIFKVFITPDLLASLFTEKPFYDTFIGLFAGAIAVGQAIISYILGGELLESGVSMYGVTAFILAWVTLGIVQLPLEASVLGIRFTILRNILAFVFTFLVTIATVWTLELLG, encoded by the coding sequence ATGAAAAGAGCACTCTCTCAATCTTTGAAAAGTTTTTTCAAGATATTACCGATGTTAATAGGTATTATCGGAGTTGTCGGCATTTTCAAAGTTTTCATCACTCCCGATCTGCTTGCATCTTTGTTTACCGAAAAACCGTTTTATGATACCTTCATAGGCCTTTTTGCCGGAGCTATTGCCGTTGGGCAGGCAATTATAAGTTATATATTAGGTGGGGAACTTTTAGAAAGCGGTGTGTCGATGTATGGAGTGACGGCGTTTATTTTGGCTTGGGTTACTCTTGGAATCGTGCAGCTGCCGCTGGAAGCAAGTGTGCTTGGTATTCGATTTACCATTCTTAGAAATATTTTGGCTTTTGTTTTTACTTTTTTGGTTACCATCGCTACCGTTTGGACGCTGGAGCTTTTGGGATGA
- a CDS encoding FAD-binding oxidoreductase encodes MPDPRFLKPWHGIPREEIDWHPTVDHDRCIGCATCVTGCNRLVYRYDFENEKSIVYDPLNCLVGCTTCHNTCPVDAISFPPFDVVLDLEKRVDEHHAVEDDLFTRKDILEYKDAKPAPKEQAKIVDKEIRGDVTILRCDLGNVQNIRAGRYMELEIPGKNWLGRSYSVANVPFSDGYVEFHVKKVPGGRFSEYAYNDLKREESLIAKGPYGKFVCDSQNRLYFVALGVGLAPLIGMIREVLLKDQDRDIKLFWGVSRSKDFYYLDEINELAQTYKNFKPILVAKEYDVAFKLPKHGQFFKKRALEAFLEEIFDTDRDYYIAGPFGALDTFKKVLMKNGVDESKIHTEI; translated from the coding sequence ATGCCAGATCCAAGATTTTTAAAACCATGGCATGGAATACCAAGAGAAGAGATAGATTGGCATCCCACTGTCGATCATGACAGATGTATAGGGTGTGCAACATGTGTGACAGGATGCAACAGGCTTGTGTATAGATATGATTTTGAAAACGAAAAATCGATTGTCTATGATCCGTTGAACTGTCTTGTAGGATGTACCACTTGCCATAATACTTGCCCGGTAGATGCCATATCTTTTCCGCCATTTGATGTCGTTTTAGATCTTGAAAAAAGAGTCGATGAGCATCACGCAGTTGAAGATGATCTATTTACTCGAAAAGATATTTTGGAATACAAAGATGCTAAACCTGCGCCAAAAGAGCAAGCAAAAATTGTTGATAAAGAGATCAGAGGTGATGTGACAATTTTAAGATGTGATCTTGGAAATGTGCAAAATATACGAGCCGGGCGTTATATGGAGCTTGAAATTCCGGGTAAGAATTGGCTTGGAAGGAGCTATTCTGTTGCAAATGTTCCTTTCTCTGACGGATATGTCGAGTTTCATGTCAAAAAGGTTCCAGGAGGAAGATTTAGCGAATATGCCTATAATGACTTGAAAAGAGAGGAATCCCTCATTGCAAAAGGGCCGTACGGAAAGTTTGTGTGTGATTCGCAAAACAGACTCTATTTCGTGGCTCTTGGTGTAGGGCTTGCACCACTTATCGGAATGATACGGGAGGTACTCTTAAAAGATCAAGATAGAGATATCAAACTGTTTTGGGGAGTAAGCCGATCAAAAGATTTCTACTATTTGGATGAGATTAACGAGCTTGCCCAAACATATAAAAATTTCAAACCCATTTTGGTGGCGAAAGAGTATGATGTTGCATTTAAACTGCCAAAACATGGACAATTTTTCAAAAAAAGAGCACTGGAGGCTTTTTTAGAAGAGATTTTTGATACCGATAGGGATTACTATATAGCTGGACCTTTTGGAGCATTGGATACGTTTAAAAAAGTGCTTATGAAAAACGGAGTGGACGAGAGTAAAATACATACAGAGATATAG
- a CDS encoding thioredoxin family protein codes for MKKLLFAAIFSMSLFADAKMLPSTPFSEIQKAIASGKRVLVEVGSDHCLSCQKMGKLFYTIKQEHPNFQIFFLNIEQNKDAAKKLQIMLIPTQILYEKKKEVYRHIGVLSKKEVIELLK; via the coding sequence ATGAAAAAGTTACTATTTGCTGCTATTTTTAGCATGTCTCTTTTTGCAGATGCAAAAATGCTTCCATCTACGCCTTTTAGTGAAATTCAAAAAGCGATCGCTTCCGGAAAACGGGTTTTGGTTGAAGTTGGATCAGACCACTGCTTGAGTTGTCAAAAAATGGGAAAGCTGTTTTATACCATTAAGCAAGAGCATCCAAATTTTCAAATATTTTTTTTAAATATCGAACAAAATAAAGATGCAGCAAAAAAGTTACAAATTATGCTTATTCCAACACAGATTTTGTATGAAAAGAAAAAAGAGGTCTATCGACATATCGGAGTGCTTTCCAAAAAAGAGGTTATAGAACTTTTGAAATAA
- a CDS encoding cytochrome c biogenesis CcdA family protein: MPQWLDALLASHSLVAIVGAFVAGSLTAAAPCSLISVPLLVGSVLALNKDLQGRKKIFFTYAFSALFALGVVVSFSFLAFLVAKFGLFFSIAPMWAYLIAGVVSIFIGLYAWGIFSEIDKSKVIDKLIRFRLFGGFLIGIVFGLVSTPCASAPLVAIITAAANAHYIYAYMLVLSFALGHSLLLLIAGASVGIAQRVVSNKTVAKLSTLLNKSFALVLIGFGCYFFYRAIEQI, translated from the coding sequence ATGCCCCAATGGCTTGATGCCCTTTTGGCATCACACTCATTAGTAGCAATTGTAGGAGCCTTTGTTGCAGGAAGTCTCACTGCCGCAGCTCCTTGCTCTCTTATCTCAGTTCCTCTATTAGTTGGAAGCGTTCTTGCTCTCAACAAAGATCTCCAAGGCAGAAAGAAGATATTTTTTACTTATGCATTTTCAGCACTTTTTGCTTTAGGTGTAGTGGTCAGTTTCTCTTTTTTGGCCTTTTTAGTGGCAAAATTTGGCCTCTTTTTCTCTATAGCTCCAATGTGGGCATATCTGATTGCTGGAGTTGTCAGTATCTTCATTGGACTCTATGCTTGGGGTATTTTTAGTGAGATTGATAAATCAAAAGTTATAGACAAACTTATTCGATTTCGCCTCTTTGGAGGCTTTTTGATAGGGATTGTTTTTGGACTTGTGAGCACGCCTTGTGCCTCTGCTCCTCTTGTGGCTATCATCACAGCTGCAGCCAATGCTCACTATATCTATGCCTATATGCTGGTTTTGAGCTTCGCCCTTGGACACTCGCTACTGCTGCTCATAGCAGGAGCCTCTGTTGGCATTGCACAAAGAGTTGTCTCAAACAAAACAGTAGCAAAGCTCTCTACTCTTTTGAATAAAAGTTTTGCTCTTGTTTTGATTGGGTTTGGATGCTATTTTTTCTATAGAGCGATAGAACAGATATGA
- a CDS encoding carboxymuconolactone decarboxylase family protein, giving the protein MQTPTPEQVMNMMKERFGKIPASIEAAAKLDPSLIVEQAISSKLSMQSEKNALDPKTSTLVFLAAALALGNEECVELNTKAAKKMGATKEEILSVIRIVRHAAASSVVGVAEAALKNLEE; this is encoded by the coding sequence ATGCAAACACCAACACCAGAACAAGTGATGAATATGATGAAAGAGCGCTTCGGAAAGATTCCTGCATCAATCGAAGCAGCAGCAAAATTGGATCCATCTTTAATAGTTGAGCAAGCAATAAGTTCCAAACTGAGCATGCAAAGCGAAAAGAATGCGCTCGATCCAAAAACAAGCACGCTTGTTTTTTTGGCAGCAGCTCTTGCACTGGGTAACGAAGAGTGTGTTGAGCTCAATACAAAAGCCGCTAAGAAAATGGGTGCAACTAAAGAAGAGATTCTCTCAGTCATTCGCATAGTGCGCCATGCAGCCGCAAGCAGTGTGGTAGGAGTGGCTGAGGCGGCACTGAAAAATCTAGAAGAGTAG
- a CDS encoding efflux RND transporter permease subunit, translated as MFEYFYKRPYLLFSLIVGFFVMGIIGLKALPKNLFPDANRPQVVVITSVPGATAEVAANTVSKPIEEEISRISLVRDVSSVNVANFSIVKAEFEYEKGLEAAAVDVANALSIAKGKLPQNANPSIYTVGDFTLPVEVVALSPKNKNISLDEIRKIADSHIKPYLLANPHIGNVEVFGGYQSAINIEIDPFKAKKYNISFDQLAKALFALNKDIPIGFTKSANDFYTVTYYGEKDNMEELKNLNILPNVKLKDIATISWSHKKRTSGYIGNGKNAIALSIQRAPGGSVLDVSDAARAEIKKLAKLYPNINFEIADTQRTLIETANKNMLEALRDAIVYTLLVLLLFLGNFRAIVAAGISIPLVFFGTIAIIWLSGGELNIVIYTAIILALGMLVDDAVVVLENIERHLEMNESMEQAIINGTKEVLGPVFAGTVATIAIIFPLMFVGDFPEHIFRPLISTLIIALLVSYFLSITFIPRLSIWLYKNGTEKTRIEKWFEEFYQNTIGRLIGPYLSVLKFSNGKFWPLRRMLLTMAVVLTLVLSLKNVMPLIGKDVMPPMDTGIIKAQVAFSANETVDSAEKKLHKFLVWLHKQPWVVSSSVAFGSEPSVLSLGSGNLPSEATITINAVDRFHRKKSIWELEDEIRDKIAQLPGVKKNDVFDFGATALSTIKAPLDIRLKAGDYESLPTKAQEIIHTIKNIKGLTSISQSWDNDFTEIFIDIDKNKALSYGITPLQVAMQLPIKGQVVSLAANLASMNTQFVRLYLKGKFNETIQSLKLLPIHTKFGEIPLREIAKMHYQLTPAKIERDKLLYSIDINGYRAKRPVTHITDDADNALKKVDTTGFIVSQEGDIAQLHDSFKRMIKAIAIGVIILLMTLTAIYESVRLAIIMILVLPLSMIGAAWGMLIFHKPSCMPSMVGLLLLFGIIIKNAVLLIDFYKEYEKEGKSPFEAALESVRVRFRPVMMTAFGTIAGMIPIALEQAVGLERLSPLADVAIGGLLVGTLLTLIYVPLYAYATDPRNRKTNPIEKVEEYIEE; from the coding sequence ATGTTTGAATATTTTTATAAACGACCCTATCTGCTCTTTAGTTTAATTGTTGGCTTTTTTGTAATGGGGATTATTGGGCTAAAAGCCCTTCCTAAAAATCTTTTTCCCGATGCCAATAGACCTCAAGTTGTAGTTATTACCTCAGTGCCAGGAGCAACAGCTGAGGTTGCTGCAAATACAGTAAGTAAGCCAATTGAAGAGGAGATCAGTCGTATTAGTCTCGTACGAGATGTAAGTAGTGTGAATGTAGCAAACTTCTCCATTGTCAAAGCCGAATTTGAATATGAAAAGGGGCTAGAAGCGGCTGCAGTGGATGTAGCAAATGCCCTCTCTATCGCAAAAGGAAAACTCCCACAAAACGCAAATCCCTCTATCTATACAGTAGGGGATTTTACACTGCCTGTAGAAGTGGTGGCTCTTAGCCCAAAAAATAAAAATATCTCTCTTGATGAGATTCGCAAAATCGCAGACTCTCATATCAAGCCCTACCTTTTGGCAAATCCACATATAGGAAATGTAGAGGTCTTTGGGGGGTATCAAAGCGCTATCAATATCGAAATAGACCCCTTCAAAGCCAAAAAATACAATATTAGCTTCGATCAACTTGCAAAGGCTCTCTTTGCACTCAACAAAGATATTCCTATAGGCTTCACAAAGAGTGCGAACGACTTTTACACTGTGACATATTATGGCGAAAAAGATAATATGGAGGAGCTTAAAAACCTCAATATTTTGCCAAATGTGAAACTCAAAGATATTGCAACAATCTCTTGGAGCCACAAAAAGCGCACAAGTGGCTATATAGGAAACGGCAAAAATGCGATTGCACTTTCTATTCAGCGCGCACCTGGCGGAAGCGTCCTTGATGTGAGTGATGCAGCGCGCGCTGAGATCAAAAAACTTGCCAAACTCTATCCAAATATCAATTTTGAAATTGCTGATACCCAACGCACACTCATTGAGACTGCAAACAAAAACATGCTTGAAGCTCTCAGAGATGCAATAGTCTATACACTTCTGGTACTTTTGCTTTTCTTGGGAAATTTCCGTGCAATTGTTGCAGCAGGTATCTCTATCCCGCTTGTCTTTTTTGGTACGATCGCAATCATTTGGCTAAGTGGCGGGGAGCTCAATATCGTCATCTACACTGCTATTATCCTCGCTCTTGGAATGCTAGTGGATGATGCGGTTGTGGTACTTGAAAATATCGAGCGCCATCTTGAGATGAATGAATCGATGGAACAAGCCATCATCAACGGGACCAAAGAGGTGCTAGGACCGGTCTTTGCAGGGACTGTAGCGACTATCGCTATTATCTTTCCACTCATGTTTGTGGGAGACTTTCCAGAGCATATCTTTAGGCCACTCATCTCTACACTCATCATCGCACTTTTAGTGAGCTATTTTCTCTCTATCACCTTTATACCACGTCTTTCGATCTGGCTATATAAAAATGGAACAGAAAAGACTCGCATTGAAAAGTGGTTTGAGGAGTTCTATCAAAACACAATAGGTCGCCTTATTGGCCCATACTTGAGTGTTCTTAAATTTTCCAATGGCAAATTTTGGCCACTTCGCCGTATGCTCCTTACAATGGCGGTGGTTTTGACGCTGGTACTCAGCCTCAAAAATGTTATGCCGCTCATTGGAAAAGATGTTATGCCGCCAATGGATACGGGGATCATCAAAGCACAAGTAGCTTTTAGTGCCAATGAGACAGTAGATAGTGCAGAGAAGAAACTGCACAAATTCCTTGTCTGGCTACACAAACAGCCATGGGTTGTAAGCAGCTCTGTAGCATTTGGGAGCGAGCCATCGGTGCTAAGCCTAGGAAGTGGAAACTTGCCAAGTGAAGCGACAATCACTATCAATGCAGTAGATAGATTCCACCGCAAAAAAAGTATCTGGGAGCTTGAAGATGAGATACGCGACAAAATTGCCCAGCTTCCAGGTGTGAAGAAAAACGATGTATTCGATTTTGGAGCAACTGCCCTCTCCACGATCAAAGCACCTCTTGATATCCGTCTCAAAGCGGGCGATTATGAGAGCTTGCCAACAAAAGCGCAAGAGATTATACATACAATCAAAAACATCAAAGGGCTTACATCTATTAGTCAAAGCTGGGATAATGACTTTACAGAGATTTTCATCGATATCGACAAGAACAAGGCTCTAAGCTACGGTATTACACCACTGCAAGTAGCAATGCAGCTTCCTATCAAAGGACAAGTAGTCTCCCTTGCAGCGAACCTTGCATCGATGAATACACAGTTTGTGCGTCTCTACCTCAAAGGTAAATTCAATGAGACTATCCAATCTCTCAAACTCTTGCCAATCCACACAAAATTTGGTGAGATCCCATTACGTGAGATTGCAAAAATGCACTATCAGCTCACCCCTGCAAAAATCGAGCGAGATAAATTGCTCTATAGCATCGATATCAACGGATACCGTGCAAAACGCCCTGTCACACATATCACAGATGATGCAGATAATGCACTGAAAAAGGTAGATACAACAGGATTTATCGTAAGCCAAGAGGGAGATATCGCACAGCTTCATGATAGCTTCAAGCGTATGATCAAAGCGATTGCAATAGGTGTCATAATTTTGCTCATGACACTTACTGCTATCTATGAGTCAGTCCGTTTGGCAATCATCATGATTTTGGTTCTCCCACTCTCAATGATAGGAGCCGCATGGGGTATGCTTATATTTCACAAACCTAGCTGTATGCCAAGTATGGTGGGACTCTTGCTCCTCTTTGGGATTATCATCAAAAATGCCGTTTTGCTTATCGACTTTTATAAAGAGTATGAAAAAGAAGGAAAATCACCATTTGAAGCAGCACTTGAGAGCGTGAGAGTACGTTTTCGCCCTGTTATGATGACAGCCTTTGGGACAATTGCTGGGATGATCCCAATTGCACTTGAGCAAGCGGTGGGTCTAGAACGCCTCAGTCCTTTGGCTGATGTTGCGATTGGAGGGCTTTTGGTAGGAACACTTCTCACACTCATTTATGTTCCGCTCTATGCCTATGCGACCGATCCAAGGAATAGAAAAACCAATCCGATAGAAAAAGTTGAAGAATATATCGAAGAATAA